One segment of Nodosilinea sp. PGN35 DNA contains the following:
- a CDS encoding Rho termination factor N-terminal domain-containing protein: MSFSDVGNLMCLPFDEIEPGEPTDVHEYLIQAAANQLGPEGRNWIPVIVKETAPDQYQVIGNSFVYAVAAEAGLAEVWCIIADDLPETAAISRSLAQEVLPKTNLSTASREEISAAVDYVLHQPATPLKGVSHASLVARLDEAPRQYWKNLQPITKLGCRITGGKKLKALEEVFYLTPEPMPEVITDRKILETLTTQQLKDMAKKRDVKGLSKLKKADLVELLAA, from the coding sequence ATGAGCTTTTCAGATGTTGGCAACCTGATGTGCCTGCCCTTCGATGAAATTGAGCCGGGTGAGCCTACCGATGTGCATGAATACCTGATTCAAGCGGCGGCTAACCAGCTAGGGCCAGAGGGGCGAAACTGGATTCCGGTGATTGTTAAAGAAACTGCCCCTGACCAATATCAGGTGATTGGCAATAGTTTTGTTTATGCTGTGGCGGCTGAAGCTGGGCTGGCTGAGGTCTGGTGCATTATTGCCGACGACTTGCCCGAAACTGCGGCAATTTCTCGATCGCTGGCACAAGAAGTTCTGCCTAAAACCAACCTTTCTACCGCCAGTCGCGAGGAAATTTCTGCGGCGGTAGACTATGTGCTGCACCAGCCTGCTACGCCCTTGAAGGGGGTCAGCCACGCTTCTCTAGTAGCTCGTCTCGATGAAGCCCCCCGGCAGTATTGGAAAAACTTGCAGCCAATTACGAAACTAGGCTGCCGGATCACGGGCGGTAAAAAACTCAAGGCGCTGGAAGAAGTGTTTTATCTGACGCCAGAGCCGATGCCAGAGGTGATTACAGACCGCAAGATTCTAGAGACGCTGACCACGCAGCAGCTCAAAGACATGGCTAAAAAGCGCGATGTCAAAGGTCTATCTAAGCTCAAAAAAGCTGATTTGGTGGAGCTGTTAGCCGCTTGA